In Lolium rigidum isolate FL_2022 chromosome 7, APGP_CSIRO_Lrig_0.1, whole genome shotgun sequence, the DNA window ACAAATCGTCGAGGTCCGAATCGTCCGaagacaaactccaagctcaacgagGAACTCATCTAGAACAATCCTATGTCAAAATTGAATCAAGCGGAATAGACCGTACTCCAAGAACATCCGGAGACCAAATCTTACCATGGCGGGGTCTATGTGGTCGATGCGGTGGAAAGAAGGAGCTCTGGAGAAGTCGAATCCGGCGGCCTAGGTCAAGGGCGAGGCCGAATCGGAGCTCAGTGGCGCATCCATGCCGGCCGCCATTGCCGAGCATTCCGCTGGAAGAAAACGTGCGCAACCCGCGAGATTCGGCCTACAACCGATGCGGCGGTTGCGGGGCACTGGTAGGCGATGAGGCATGGTCGTTGTGGCCAAGATAGATGGCGGGATGTGGCTGCGGCTTCGCTAGGGAACGGAAAGGCGTGAAAGAAGAAGGCGCGGAGGAGAGGAATGGAAAAATTGAACGCGCCAACTCGTTTTGGCCGCGCTTCCCGCAAATGCCCAGTTTGGATGGCGGTTTTCCAACCCTAATAAAAAGAATATAATTCGCGTATATTCATAGTATTAATCCAGTTCCATTGTTCCACGAGAATTGTGAACTAGCGATTATTTTACGGTTTTCGTAAGTTTAAAATATCTGCTGTGGTAGCTCTATTAAATTTGCAGGTGGAATGGGTGAGCGGTGAGCCGGGACCGATCTCCAAGGTTTCCGGTGGTCCCCGGAGCTATGGTCGGAGAAGGAGAGTGACGAAAGCAAAAAGGGCGAGGCTCACGAGCTTTTCGCAGAGATGAATTGGTCAGCCCAGCCGTCAGCGGGGAACAATCGGGATGGGAGACCGGCCGGTCAGGGCAGGCCAGGGATGGGCTAGAAAGAGCAATGGTTTTTGCGCGTGCCGAAAGAAAGAACGGGCGGGTCCTTTTAAAGGCCTCTCTGACTCTGACTGCATCACCACATCGTGCTTTCAGCGTTTTCGTTCGGCTGTTTGCCGGCCTGTGCTTCACTAATCCTGTCAGGAATTGGGAATGGAATGGTGCACATTCTCATCCGACATTGGTACTGGCGCATGGAACCTCGTCTGACCTATTGCAACAGAGTTGAGTCGCCAAATTATGCTCAGAAATACTTCTTTCCACATTTGGTTAGCTTTCGGCGTCTGCCAATGTAGCCACCCCTCCATAATAATCTCTGTGAACTCAGTGGCACAGAGCAACAGTTTAAGGTCACAGCCAGTAACTTTAAACTTATGATCAACGCTACTGTATGGTGTTGCACTCCAACAACTTAAATTTTGTCATTTAACTCTTGACACAATAACCACagcttaggctggccatagtgctagtatcataggtagtatcatgcatactaggtccacaaaaatgatgatgtggcatgtaATTAAGGAGGAGGGATAaggttagagtaacataggtggatactgtatcatagcgcacattacGAGAAAAGTACATGTCAAATagatcatgtactccctccgttccagttcgcaaggcaaattctaaaaaatatttgtcccaaaatctCTCACCTCCTAGGCACATTTTGCATTTAATATGAGAGTAAACTAATTTATTTTTGCATGCAAACACTCTTTTCATCTCCCAGcacactagtactccatgcatatGGAACCACcacgcactagtactccatgcatgtgaaaggcaaagttttttgcatgttttaacgtgtaaatttagagccaatgagaattcaccttgagccaagatatttgaaaactttgccttacgaactaggacggagggagtacatagatttacattgggattttacaaaacaataaatttagaagtttatggtactactctataataccactcactatagagatagtatcatagagaagtatcatatgcatgatactagtatacgatactatgcactatgaccagccttagcaCCAAATGACATAATTTCACTTTGCTGTAGGCTTACTAAAAGATAGGAAAATTGCGTGCCACACACTAGCACCCAAGCATCACAGAAACAAATAAAATGAGAGACACACGGAATAATCTTCTAATAGTTCACATATTATCGATTTACCAAGCATAAATCCAAGGTTCAGATAGCAACAAGACTTACACCCATCAGCTGGATGCTTTGACAGACCAACGAACAAACGACCAAGTTCTAAAACATAGACACAGAGTACGGTACTGACATACTCCCAAACAAGACTAGTGCTATTAGTAGTTCATGACACACGATAAGTGTTCAGCTGATAGGCGGAACATTGGTGTCCAGAGGCATTCCAGAGACAGAGCACCTAAGCCCTCTCACCACGGATCCTCCTGGCCAGCTGAATGTCCTTGGGCATGATGGTCACCCTCTTGGCATGGATGGCGCACAGGTTGGTGTCCTCGAAGAGACCCACCAGGTACGCCTCTGCAGCCTCCTGAAGGGCAAGCACAGCGTGGCTCTGGAAACGCAGATCAGTCTGCACAGCAAGATGACAAAAGGAAAGCTTAGTTTACTTGATGAGAGTTGGCGGTAAGAGGGGCACAGCAATAGAGTCCACAAATGTCACCTTGAAATCCTGGGCAATCTCCCTAACAAGCCTCTGGAATGGGAGCTTCCTGATCAGCAGCTCAGTGCTCTTCTGGTACTTGCGGATCTCACTGCAGTCACAAATACAATTCAGATTTTCTAGTCTGAAAAAACACTCTAAATGAAACTATGTGCAGTGACACAGATCAGAAGTTCAAAGCattacataccgaagagcaacagTCCCAGGGCGGTAGCGGTGAGGCTTCTTCACTCCTCCAGTAGTCGGAGCAGACTTACGGGCAGCCTGTTGAACAGCAATAAACACTGTATTGTCAATAATGACATAACATTCCATATATATTATTTATAAATGCCATAAAGTTAAGGTTCAAATTGTACTGCAAAGTATAGTATACTCAAACAGCAAGTAACACTATGGCATAATAAATCTGTCAATTTACAGCAACAAACCTTGGTGGCTAGCTGCTTCCTTGGAGCCTTTCCTCCAGTGGACTTACGAGCAGTCTGCTTAGTACGAGCCATGAGCACAAACTTTGGTTACCTGAACAAACAGAAGACAGTCAGTTCCCTGAATATGGACATAACACATCAAATAGTAGGCAAATAACCGCATGTCAATGGTCAAAGATGTGTTTTCTTATTAATGAATAGGTTCAGTAACTATACAGACGTTCCAACAAATATTCAACCCAGAATACCTACATAGGAGACATTCTACAACAACAATGCTGTCTACACCTTCAGATGAAAAAACACAGTACACTTCTAACTAAGATTCTGAATACAACAAGATACCACAAGATAGAATGtcctacttcaaaaaaaaaaaagacaagtcTACTTTTAACTAAGATTGCTGCAGAACCACTAGGAACACTAGAGCTACTACTATGTATCCAAATGTTAGAACATAATGATatgtaaacaaaaataaaattagtttGGGCACCTAATTTCAACATAGAAAGCATGAGAAGATATAGCCCATCAACTAAGAACTCTACTTTCCAATTATCAGGTATAATCATTTGTCTCCCAAAGATAGCTGCATGTACATTCAGTTTTTCAAAGTACAAGTGTAAGGAAACTAACAGGTCAGTATGGTACCAACATCAGACACAATATCAATACAAACTCTGTAAGCAGGCAATAGTGAACCAAGATAGCAATTGCTCCTTCAAATTTTGACTATACAGGCAGTCTTACTAATGCATACAGGTATTAGTGAACACAATTCAATTCCATTGTTAGAGCTAGGTCAAGTTAATCCTGCACCCGTTATTCCCTAATGAGCCTAGGCTGCAGATGGCGCCAAATGAATATCATAACATAATCACATTGGCACAGACAGTATCGTGGCAAATCATGTCATACAAGTATAATAAATAGTTCAGACAATTACTACTGCCACCTCTTTCCATCCTACCAACATAAAACAACAGAACTAGTAGATACCAAATACTACAAACAATTTTCAGCTCTTGCACAAATACAGCACACCCCACAAATGTTTTGAAACGAATTCTGATACTACCGTAGCCAACATAAAGATAAAGGTTTGCCGGAGAAGGAGATACCAAATGCCCCATAAAACAAATATAGCACAAGCTATTAATCAAAATGAACTTGGATACACTAATAGCATAAACAAAGTTACAGCAATTCCTAATTGGGCAGTCTGTGTGCTCACATATCATCAAATCATGTGATGCCAACTACAACAATCGGTAATACTATAATATCACTATTGTAGAACAATCACATACTACAAAATTATGACATACAGGTGTGAACAAAGGGTTTCCCCCGATTCGTAATTGTTTATGTCATACAAGTCTAATCCATACTTCAGATGTGTGGTACCATCAACCCAGACTAATTTCGTTTCATCCTATAACAACCAAAAAGCACTAACTAGTCACATCTTCCTATCCTAAAAAAACAGCAAATAGAAACCAACATCGATACTACTGGTACACAAATGAAGCAGCAGATTTGCAGGACCAGCAGATACGAAATTCGCTACAGATCACTTACATCACAAGCCACTGGTACACAACTAACCTGAATCACACTATAGCCTAAACGAAGGTACTCATACACACTTGCAGGAATTCCTAATCGGGTACGCCGCAAACTGTATATCATCAAACCACGCGTTCCAACTACATCGTTCGGCAAAACTAGCCAACCACAAATCCCGTGCCACGCAGACACACGTAACCGCGATTAATCCAGATCTAAGCATCGgaaaaaaaaacctaaacaaACAGCCCAAACAACCGCAGCGACGAACAGCGCACAAACCCTAATCGCGCCTAAAAATCCAGATCCACACCCCCGCAAATCGACAGCCGAATCGAGATAACCAGGAACCGATCACCAACGAAAGCGAGGAACTACAGCAGAATCGAAGAGAACGAGAGGGGATGGAGGATTTACCTCGCGCGCTTCCGAGATCCGAAATCCGCCGGGAGAGAGGTTGCAACTTCCGGGAGTCGATGAAAGCGGCTGTGGGGTGTgacttttgtttttttatttttt includes these proteins:
- the LOC124675939 gene encoding histone H3.3, with the protein product MARTKQTARKSTGGKAPRKQLATKAARKSAPTTGGVKKPHRYRPGTVALREIRKYQKSTELLIRKLPFQRLVREIAQDFKTDLRFQSHAVLALQEAAEAYLVGLFEDTNLCAIHAKRVTIMPKDIQLARRIRGERA